A stretch of Pseudomonas sp. CCC3.1 DNA encodes these proteins:
- a CDS encoding peptidylprolyl isomerase, whose translation MKKPTLVVGAGALTLLVVAVGLILRPGNDPVAAQQPTPLLSLERSGPAVARLGSQQIDVQELKAVMATLPAESREQLRANRSALETWLRSRLAQKAVLEQADAQGWRQRPEVEQQTRAAAEQIVFRDYMLSVSKVPANYPSQAELQAAYDSGKAQWMTPPLYRVSQIFLAVTDSQNVDVVARKAQELSRKAQAAPGEFTAMAKQYSQEPDSASRGGDSGLQPLQQWVPEVRNTVARLKVGAVSEVVQSAAGFHVLKLTEQQPARTATLDELRERLTQALRDQRQEQIAKSYLEGMLNTATLSIDGAELNKLLE comes from the coding sequence GTGAAAAAGCCAACCCTGGTGGTCGGCGCGGGTGCGCTGACCTTGCTGGTGGTTGCCGTGGGGTTGATTCTGCGTCCGGGTAACGACCCGGTCGCAGCTCAGCAACCGACGCCGCTGCTGAGCCTTGAGCGCAGCGGCCCGGCCGTCGCCCGTCTGGGCAGCCAGCAAATCGATGTACAAGAACTCAAGGCCGTGATGGCGACCTTGCCTGCTGAATCCCGCGAGCAACTGCGCGCTAACCGCAGCGCCCTGGAAACCTGGCTGCGCTCACGCCTTGCGCAAAAAGCGGTGCTGGAACAGGCCGATGCCCAAGGCTGGCGTCAACGTCCGGAAGTGGAACAGCAGACCCGAGCCGCTGCCGAGCAGATTGTGTTCCGCGACTACATGTTGTCGGTCAGCAAGGTGCCCGCGAACTATCCAAGTCAGGCCGAACTGCAAGCGGCTTATGACAGTGGCAAGGCGCAATGGATGACACCGCCGTTGTACCGGGTGAGCCAGATATTCCTGGCAGTGACTGACTCGCAAAACGTCGATGTCGTGGCACGCAAGGCTCAGGAACTGAGCCGCAAGGCGCAAGCAGCACCGGGCGAATTCACCGCGATGGCCAAGCAGTACTCGCAAGAACCTGACAGCGCCAGTCGTGGCGGTGATTCTGGCTTGCAACCGTTGCAACAATGGGTGCCAGAGGTGCGTAACACAGTGGCCCGGTTGAAAGTAGGTGCGGTGTCGGAGGTGGTACAAAGTGCGGCCGGTTTTCATGTGCTAAAACTGACCGAGCAACAACCGGCGCGCACGGCGACCCTTGATGAACTGCGCGAGCGCCTGACCCAGGCCCTGCGTGATCAGCGTCAGGAGCAAATCGCCAAGTCATACCTGGAAGGTATGCTCAATACGGCAACCCTGAGTATTGATGGCGCCGAGCTGAACAAGCTGCTCGAGTAA
- a CDS encoding YbjN domain-containing protein: MSDLITSVTVKSLTELLQAAGYRVNETEQNGIVQLLSASQGIGFAVRFGNLAVEEGSYVDFTYSCALRVQGQLPEGLTQVWNASRRFARLSLQGEFLLMEMDVVVAGVGEVHLRSQLELWDRLLQEFIVYLREYSQQAAQLQAQGEEAELAEAEVSREEATAQ, translated from the coding sequence ATGAGCGATTTGATCACTAGCGTTACCGTCAAGAGCCTGACTGAGCTGCTGCAAGCTGCTGGCTACCGAGTTAACGAAACCGAGCAGAACGGCATCGTGCAACTGCTCAGCGCCAGCCAGGGCATCGGCTTTGCTGTGCGTTTCGGTAACCTGGCAGTGGAAGAGGGCAGCTACGTTGACTTCACGTACAGCTGCGCGCTGCGTGTGCAAGGTCAATTGCCAGAAGGCCTGACCCAGGTCTGGAACGCCTCGCGTCGTTTTGCCCGGCTGTCGCTGCAAGGCGAGTTTCTGCTTATGGAAATGGACGTGGTCGTGGCGGGCGTGGGCGAAGTTCACCTGCGCAGCCAACTGGAACTGTGGGATCGCCTGCTGCAAGAGTTCATCGTTTACCTGCGTGAATACAGCCAGCAAGCTGCCCAGCTTCAGGCGCAAGGCGAAGAAGCCGAGCTCGCCGAAGCCGAAGTCTCGCGTGAAGAGGCGACTGCCCAGTGA
- a CDS encoding DNA repair protein — protein MNTRICCLVLALSSLAAATTVSAETMEERLRTQLRSTTAQLQTLQSEQAQASAARIAAENQAKQAQAQIKQLTGELEKTRGLAEQLVGQQQNLHSQAQAQVTASNEQTGKYKKAYEELLVLARGKETERARLQTQLTERDTQVQQCSAKNQQMYGVAQQLLAAYEKIDVAEVMSIRQPFASGARVKFEELAQGFGDDLYKTRFDAPQAALNH, from the coding sequence ATGAACACGCGAATTTGCTGCTTGGTATTGGCCTTGAGCAGTCTGGCCGCTGCCACCACCGTTTCGGCTGAAACCATGGAGGAGCGCCTGCGCACGCAACTGCGCAGCACCACTGCGCAATTGCAGACGCTGCAAAGCGAGCAGGCCCAGGCCAGCGCCGCGCGCATCGCTGCCGAGAACCAGGCCAAGCAGGCTCAGGCGCAGATCAAGCAATTGACGGGCGAACTGGAAAAAACCCGTGGCCTGGCCGAGCAACTGGTCGGCCAGCAACAGAACCTGCACAGCCAGGCACAGGCTCAGGTCACGGCCAGCAACGAACAGACCGGCAAGTACAAGAAGGCCTATGAAGAGCTGTTGGTGCTGGCTCGCGGTAAAGAGACAGAGCGTGCGCGCTTGCAGACGCAATTAACCGAACGTGACACACAAGTGCAGCAATGTTCAGCCAAGAATCAACAGATGTACGGCGTGGCCCAGCAACTGCTCGCGGCTTACGAAAAAATCGATGTGGCAGAAGTGATGAGCATCCGCCAGCCGTTCGCCAGCGGCGCGCGGGTCAAGTTTGAAGAACTGGCCCAAGGCTTTGGCGACGATCTGTACAAGACGCGTTTTGATGCACCCCAAGCGGCACTCAATCATTGA
- a CDS encoding putative porin, producing the protein MISPVNRLTLAVGMVIATLVGQATAAPAAPSENATINLIRLLVEQGVLKQSAADGLIAQAEKEAQQARQTSAAVVAAGPVAAPGDVRVQYVPAAVRDQIRDQVKAEVMTTAKNENWAQPNTFPEWASRISFDGDLRLRTESRYFSGHNSNEILDYAKLNESGPYDVNKDTNTKLPPLLNTREDRENLMRLRARLGMKAIISPEWTAGIRVGTGNDSNPVSANQTLGGGFGKKDLWLDQGYLTWKATQDLTLTGGRFSNPFYSTDMMYSKDLNFDGVAGMFDHKLNKDWGLFATLGAFPVEYSSDTASSNGKDKEDSRNKWMFGGQIGADWKINNSNSLKGAMAYYRFEDIEGQRSSPCKPWEGQPACDTDGSRLTFMQKGNSVFLLRDIVPNPDTPGLTPQPQFVGLASKFDVLDLNLVWDTELPQNMMLRTQGNYIRNLSYDKGKMLKRADYEIVNNINSEGQFESGGNALMVQFTLGNALDMRKRGDWNVLAGYKYIQPDALPDGFNDSSFHLGGTNAKGYYIGGSYGIDKNIYASARWLSASEVYGTPFEVDVMQLELNTRF; encoded by the coding sequence ATGATTTCCCCCGTGAATCGACTGACCCTGGCGGTCGGCATGGTCATCGCGACCCTGGTTGGCCAAGCGACGGCAGCCCCTGCTGCGCCCTCGGAAAACGCCACGATCAACCTGATCCGCCTGTTGGTAGAACAAGGCGTGCTCAAGCAATCAGCCGCAGACGGCCTGATTGCCCAGGCTGAAAAAGAAGCCCAGCAAGCACGTCAGACCAGCGCCGCCGTGGTGGCCGCTGGCCCCGTGGCAGCACCGGGTGATGTCCGCGTGCAATACGTACCGGCCGCCGTGCGTGATCAGATCCGTGATCAGGTCAAGGCTGAAGTGATGACCACTGCCAAGAATGAAAACTGGGCCCAGCCCAATACATTCCCGGAGTGGGCATCGCGTATCAGCTTCGACGGTGACCTTCGTCTGCGCACCGAATCGCGCTATTTCTCGGGTCACAACAGCAACGAAATACTCGATTACGCCAAGCTCAATGAGAGCGGGCCTTACGACGTCAACAAAGACACCAACACCAAGTTGCCGCCGCTGCTTAATACCCGTGAAGACCGTGAAAACCTGATGCGCCTGCGTGCGCGTCTGGGCATGAAGGCGATCATTTCGCCAGAGTGGACGGCGGGCATTCGTGTGGGCACGGGTAACGACAGTAACCCGGTGTCGGCTAACCAGACCCTGGGTGGCGGTTTTGGCAAGAAAGACCTGTGGCTCGACCAGGGTTACCTGACCTGGAAAGCCACCCAAGACTTGACCCTGACTGGCGGCCGATTCAGCAACCCGTTCTATTCGACCGATATGATGTACTCCAAAGACCTGAACTTTGACGGCGTGGCGGGCATGTTCGACCACAAACTCAATAAAGACTGGGGCCTGTTCGCGACCCTCGGCGCGTTCCCGGTTGAATACAGCTCCGACACCGCCAGCAGCAACGGCAAAGACAAGGAAGACAGCCGCAACAAATGGATGTTCGGCGGCCAGATCGGCGCTGACTGGAAGATCAACAACAGCAACAGCCTGAAAGGCGCGATGGCTTACTACCGCTTCGAAGACATCGAAGGCCAGCGCTCCAGCCCTTGCAAACCCTGGGAAGGCCAACCGGCGTGCGACACCGACGGTTCTCGTCTGACGTTCATGCAGAAAGGCAACAGCGTGTTTCTGCTGCGCGACATCGTGCCCAACCCGGACACCCCGGGCCTGACTCCGCAACCCCAGTTCGTGGGCCTGGCCTCCAAGTTTGATGTACTCGACCTGAACCTGGTCTGGGACACCGAACTGCCGCAAAACATGATGCTGCGTACTCAGGGCAACTACATCCGCAACTTGTCTTATGACAAGGGCAAGATGCTCAAACGTGCTGACTACGAGATCGTCAACAACATCAACAGCGAAGGCCAGTTTGAGAGCGGTGGCAACGCGCTGATGGTGCAGTTCACCCTCGGCAACGCACTGGACATGCGCAAGCGTGGCGACTGGAACGTACTGGCTGGTTACAAGTACATCCAGCCTGACGCTCTGCCTGACGGCTTCAACGACTCGTCCTTCCATTTGGGCGGCACCAACGCCAAGGGTTACTACATCGGCGGCAGCTACGGCATCGACAAGAATATTTACGCCAGTGCTCGTTGGTTGAGCGCCTCCGAAGTGTATGGCACACCGTTTGAAGTCGACGTCATGCAGCTGGAACTCAATACGCGCTTTTGA
- a CDS encoding energy transducer TonB, which produces MTAQRQNKLLRPLKWGAGLLLTGVAAWFIWQWANDMSGVRREAPKVPTIIPLPPPPPPPPEKPKEPEPQVEEKVVEPEPSPEPEDVKPEEEAPPSPADDLANPMQIDGDAQSGNDGFNVGAGKGGGMAGSGGGGLGTGTYKQYLAGVFQRLLREDPELRKKAYQVQADLWLSADGQVTRVVLVQSSGDAQTDAQVLAALRAPHATQRTPASLTLPVRLSLKGRRPD; this is translated from the coding sequence ATGACCGCACAGCGTCAAAACAAACTCTTGCGCCCGCTGAAGTGGGGCGCCGGTCTGCTGCTGACCGGCGTCGCTGCCTGGTTTATCTGGCAGTGGGCCAATGACATGAGTGGCGTGCGCAGGGAAGCGCCGAAGGTGCCAACGATTATCCCGTTGCCACCACCGCCACCGCCGCCACCCGAGAAACCCAAGGAACCGGAACCTCAGGTGGAAGAGAAAGTGGTTGAGCCTGAGCCGTCGCCTGAGCCCGAGGACGTCAAACCCGAGGAAGAGGCACCGCCTTCGCCTGCGGATGACTTGGCTAACCCGATGCAGATCGACGGTGACGCCCAGTCCGGTAACGACGGTTTCAACGTTGGTGCAGGCAAAGGCGGCGGTATGGCGGGTTCTGGCGGTGGCGGTCTCGGCACCGGGACTTACAAGCAGTATCTGGCAGGGGTGTTCCAGCGCTTGCTGCGCGAAGACCCGGAGTTACGCAAGAAGGCCTACCAGGTGCAGGCCGACCTGTGGTTGAGCGCTGACGGCCAAGTCACCCGCGTGGTGCTGGTGCAGTCCAGTGGCGATGCCCAGACCGATGCCCAAGTGCTGGCCGCGTTGCGTGCACCGCATGCAACGCAACGTACACCGGCTTCGCTGACCTTGCCGGTTCGTCTGTCCCTGAAGGGCCGACGCCCGGATTGA
- a CDS encoding ExbD/TolR family protein codes for MASVNAAHDDDDDAPVDSINITPLVDVLMVVLVMFILTATAQVSGIQIHLPKASASVSLSEAKTKAISVNDAGQVFLDAYPVTLSELEERLRIEKAQSPDFPVIVRGDAMVQYQKVIEVLDLLRRLELSQVGLVTGKPNQG; via the coding sequence ATGGCTTCTGTAAACGCCGCCCACGACGATGACGATGATGCTCCGGTAGACAGCATCAACATCACGCCCCTGGTGGACGTGCTGATGGTGGTGTTGGTGATGTTCATCCTCACCGCCACCGCGCAGGTCTCGGGTATTCAGATCCACCTGCCTAAAGCCAGCGCCTCGGTGTCGTTATCCGAGGCCAAGACCAAGGCGATTTCGGTGAACGATGCCGGTCAGGTGTTTCTGGATGCCTACCCGGTAACGCTGAGTGAACTGGAAGAGCGTCTGCGCATCGAGAAAGCGCAGAGCCCGGACTTTCCGGTGATCGTGCGCGGTGACGCCATGGTGCAGTACCAGAAGGTCATTGAAGTGCTGGACCTGCTGCGTCGCCTGGAGTTGTCGCAGGTCGGGCTGGTCACCGGCAAACCGAATCAGGGCTGA
- a CDS encoding DUF2341 domain-containing protein, giving the protein MQRLFLSLLICLGFALPATAHAWWQDDWHYRKQISVDTTPQGAAINQALGRTALLVRLHTGNFSFDGVKDDGSDLRFVSADDKTVFNHQIESFDPLMGMALIWVDVPNVEGGQRQDVWMYYGNQKAVATSNGQLTFDPSYTALYHFEGANGTPTRDTTAYGNTSQNATGVSIDGVIGRALQLNGQPLLLPASPSLQHNAGGAFTLSTWLRLDQANGEQLLLARREAGNSLLVGVDQGVPFVEIDGHRAVSTQPLNPGQWQHLAVTAEGDKVSLFVNGRETASLAVAMPAFNSAMAIGADLPHAADAEPSHYLPFAGAIDELRLSKVARPASLLLADATAQGSESKLVAYGVDEEQSGFGFGSLGFLFNAVPMDAWIIIVVLVGMMIQSWIIMIRKNSMVTRVSKANEIFREQFSQVGTRLEMFADDKALAERLTHSPLWRLYLVAVKEIRTRRAQGADTSSVSAATIEAIRCSMDGVRTRENQQLSSKLSTLSNAIAGGPYIGLLGTVMGIMVVFLGTAMAGDVNINAIAPGMAAALLATAMGLFVAIPALFGYNRLITRNKEVSADMRVFVDEFITRLAETHGESQFSEAAHQRGQHANAALPA; this is encoded by the coding sequence ATGCAACGCTTATTTCTGAGTCTGTTGATCTGCCTGGGCTTCGCGCTCCCGGCCACCGCACACGCCTGGTGGCAGGATGACTGGCACTATCGCAAGCAAATTTCGGTCGACACTACCCCGCAAGGCGCGGCGATTAATCAGGCTTTGGGTCGCACTGCACTGCTGGTGCGCCTGCACACCGGCAATTTCTCGTTTGATGGGGTCAAGGACGACGGCTCCGATCTGCGTTTTGTCAGCGCCGATGACAAGACTGTGTTCAACCATCAGATCGAAAGCTTTGACCCGCTGATGGGCATGGCGCTGATCTGGGTCGATGTGCCTAACGTCGAAGGCGGTCAGCGTCAGGACGTGTGGATGTACTACGGCAATCAGAAAGCAGTGGCCACGTCGAATGGTCAACTGACGTTCGATCCGAGCTACACCGCGCTGTACCATTTTGAAGGGGCTAACGGCACACCGACTCGTGATACCACGGCATACGGCAACACCTCACAAAACGCCACTGGCGTGAGCATTGATGGCGTGATCGGTCGGGCGCTGCAATTGAATGGCCAGCCTTTGCTGCTGCCAGCGAGCCCGTCGTTGCAACACAACGCCGGTGGCGCTTTTACCTTGAGTACCTGGTTGCGTCTGGACCAGGCCAATGGCGAGCAACTGCTGCTGGCCCGTCGCGAAGCCGGTAACAGCCTGCTGGTCGGCGTTGACCAAGGCGTACCGTTCGTAGAAATCGACGGCCACCGCGCGGTGTCGACTCAGCCTCTGAACCCGGGCCAATGGCAACATCTGGCGGTGACCGCTGAAGGCGACAAAGTCTCTCTGTTTGTCAACGGTCGCGAGACCGCGAGCCTGGCGGTCGCCATGCCTGCATTCAACTCGGCAATGGCCATTGGTGCAGATCTGCCGCATGCCGCCGACGCTGAACCCAGCCACTACCTGCCGTTCGCCGGCGCTATCGATGAATTGCGCCTGTCCAAGGTCGCTCGCCCAGCCAGTCTGTTGTTGGCGGATGCCACGGCACAAGGTTCGGAATCCAAACTGGTGGCTTACGGTGTAGACGAAGAACAGTCGGGTTTTGGCTTCGGCAGCCTGGGTTTCTTGTTCAACGCAGTCCCGATGGATGCCTGGATCATCATTGTGGTGCTGGTGGGCATGATGATTCAGTCGTGGATCATCATGATTCGCAAAAACAGCATGGTCACTCGTGTCAGCAAGGCCAACGAGATTTTCCGCGAGCAGTTCTCGCAAGTGGGCACCCGCCTGGAAATGTTTGCCGATGACAAAGCCCTGGCCGAGCGTCTGACCCACTCGCCGCTGTGGCGCCTGTACCTGGTGGCCGTCAAGGAAATCCGTACCCGTCGCGCTCAAGGTGCAGACACTTCATCTGTTTCCGCCGCCACCATCGAAGCCATCCGCTGCTCCATGGACGGTGTGCGTACCCGCGAAAACCAGCAACTGAGTTCCAAGCTGTCGACCCTGTCCAACGCCATTGCCGGCGGCCCTTACATCGGCCTGCTCGGAACGGTGATGGGGATCATGGTGGTGTTCCTCGGTACGGCGATGGCCGGTGACGTGAACATCAACGCCATTGCTCCAGGGATGGCCGCCGCCTTGCTGGCTACCGCCATGGGCCTGTTCGTCGCGATCCCGGCACTGTTTGGCTACAACCGCTTGATTACCCGTAACAAGGAAGTCAGCGCCGACATGCGCGTGTTTGTCGACGAGTTCATCACCCGTCTGGCGGAAACGCACGGCGAGAGCCAATTCAGTGAGGCAGCGCATCAGCGCGGTCAACACGCCAACGCCGCTTTGCCGGCCTGA
- a CDS encoding ShlB/FhaC/HecB family hemolysin secretion/activation protein has protein sequence MEHLFKSIRPVGGAALCWLALAQPVLAEEQGAQAQSPERRVDVNEYFVRGNTVLDARAIEEAVYPFLGPQKTLKDIEGARDALQKTYQERGYQSVFIELPEQKVDDGIVYLQVSETKVGRVRVVGAKHYSPVEIREEVPGLKEGSVPDFATVQTQLASLNRTAGRQVTPLVHEGQRPGTMDVDLQVEDQSPWHASLGLNNDYSADTEKLRSVATVGYDNLWQLGHSVSLTFFTSPQDMDNAKVWSGSYSAPLSERWSVQFSGYQSDSNIATIGGSNVLGKGHSYGVSAIYSLPASGTWANSFSAGIDFKDFDEQLRFGDSSDQVPLKYAPLSFGYNGYNYTEQSQLGLSLNLVIGTRAFFGYGSDSQEFRDKRWDSSPSFAVLKGDGNLTTAFKNDWQLASKVGFQLASGPLVSNEQYSAGGATSVRGYLAAERTGDEGYLLSQELRTPSLAKYLGSYVQEWRFYAFADAAQLYLRDALEEQEDDYRLASVGLGTRASLSKWLSGSLDWGYPLVDGPNTQKHDSRLHFSMQATF, from the coding sequence GTGGAGCATTTGTTCAAGTCAATCAGGCCGGTCGGCGGCGCTGCACTGTGCTGGCTGGCGCTGGCACAACCGGTACTCGCCGAAGAGCAAGGCGCTCAGGCGCAGAGCCCGGAGCGGCGGGTAGACGTCAACGAGTACTTCGTGCGCGGCAATACCGTGCTCGACGCCCGAGCCATCGAAGAAGCGGTCTACCCGTTTCTCGGGCCGCAAAAAACCTTGAAAGACATCGAGGGTGCCCGTGACGCTCTGCAGAAGACTTACCAAGAACGCGGCTATCAGTCGGTGTTTATCGAACTGCCTGAGCAAAAAGTCGACGACGGTATCGTTTATCTGCAAGTCAGCGAAACCAAGGTTGGCCGCGTACGTGTCGTCGGCGCCAAGCACTATTCACCCGTGGAAATCCGTGAAGAGGTGCCCGGCCTCAAGGAAGGCTCCGTACCGGATTTCGCCACCGTGCAAACCCAGCTCGCAAGTCTCAATCGCACCGCCGGACGCCAGGTCACACCTCTCGTACACGAAGGCCAGCGCCCCGGCACCATGGACGTCGACCTGCAAGTCGAAGACCAAAGCCCATGGCACGCCAGTCTCGGCCTGAACAACGACTACAGCGCCGACACCGAAAAACTGCGCAGCGTCGCCACCGTGGGTTACGACAACCTGTGGCAGTTGGGCCACAGCGTTTCTCTGACGTTTTTCACCTCCCCCCAAGACATGGACAACGCCAAGGTCTGGTCCGGCTCCTACAGCGCGCCGTTGAGCGAGCGCTGGAGCGTGCAGTTCTCGGGTTACCAGTCCGACAGCAACATCGCCACTATCGGCGGCAGTAACGTACTGGGTAAAGGCCATTCCTATGGCGTATCGGCTATTTACAGCCTGCCGGCCAGCGGTACGTGGGCCAATTCGTTTTCGGCCGGGATCGACTTCAAGGACTTCGACGAGCAACTGCGTTTCGGCGACAGCAGCGACCAGGTCCCGCTCAAGTACGCACCGCTGAGCTTCGGCTACAACGGTTACAACTACACCGAACAATCGCAGCTGGGGCTGAGCCTGAACCTGGTGATCGGCACCCGAGCCTTCTTCGGCTACGGCAGCGATTCCCAGGAGTTCCGCGACAAACGTTGGGACTCCAGCCCAAGTTTCGCCGTGCTCAAGGGCGATGGGAATCTGACTACGGCGTTCAAGAACGATTGGCAATTGGCGTCCAAGGTCGGGTTCCAACTGGCGTCCGGTCCGCTGGTCTCCAACGAACAGTATTCCGCTGGCGGCGCCACGTCGGTGCGCGGCTATCTGGCGGCCGAGCGCACCGGTGACGAAGGTTACTTGCTGTCGCAAGAGCTGCGCACTCCGTCGCTGGCCAAATACCTCGGCAGCTATGTACAGGAATGGCGCTTCTACGCCTTCGCCGACGCGGCGCAGTTGTACCTGCGCGACGCGCTGGAAGAGCAAGAAGATGATTACCGGTTGGCCAGCGTTGGCCTGGGCACCCGCGCCAGTTTGAGCAAGTGGCTGTCCGGCAGCCTGGATTGGGGCTACCCGCTGGTTGATGGCCCGAACACCCAAAAACATGACTCTCGTCTGCACTTCAGTATGCAGGCGACTTTCTGA